AGGGCGCGATCGTGTGGCGGCGCTCGCCGGCGTCCTCGATGAAGCCCTGCACGGCCTCGAGGCTCGGCAGCACCCGGACCAGGTCGGAGGTGGGCAGCCCCCACTGCCGGAGCGCGGCGTAGGCCTCGGACTGGGCGGCCGGCTCGAAGCCCCGACGGGCGCCGATGCCGTGGCAGACCATGCCGAGGGCGCGGGTGGCGGTGACGCGGGGGTCCTTCTGGCGCAGCGACCCGGCGGCGGCGTTGCGCGGGTTGGCGAACATCGGCTTGCCGGCGTCGACCATCGCGGCGTTGAGCCGCTCGAACGCCATGCCCGGCAGGAACACCTCGCCGCGCACCTCGAGGAGGTCGGGCACCGGGTGGTCGCCCCCGGTCACCAGCCGGTGCGGGATCGAGTCGATCGTCTTGACGTTGGGCGTGACGTCCTCGCCGGTGCGACCGTCGCCGCGGGTCAGCGCACGCACCAGGCGGCCCTTCTCGTAGAGCAGGTTGATCGCCAGCCCGTCGACCTTGAGCTCGCACAGCAGCGCCGGCGCCTCGATGCCGTCACGGGCCAGGCGCGCGTGCCACGCGGCCAGCTCGTCGTAGGAGAACGCGTTGTCGAGGCTCTCCATGCGCTGCAGGTGGTCGACGGCGGTGAACTCCGTGGACACCGCTCCCCCGACGGTCTGGGTGGGCGAGTCGGGGGTGCGCAGCTCGGGGAACTCGGCCTCGAGCGCCTCGAGCCGGCGCAGGCGGGCGTCGAAGCCGGCGTCGTCGAGCGTCGGGTCGTCGAGCACGTAGTAGCGCCAGCGGGCGTCCTCGACCTGCTCGCTGAGCGTGCGGTGCTCCTCGCGCGCCTCGTCGGTCGCAGGGGTCGGTGCGGCATCAGGCTGGTCGGGCACGGGCCCCATCTTGCCGCCCGCCACCGACATTGCGGCAGACCCTCCCGCCACCCGCCGTCTGCCAGCTCGTCGAAGTTTTTTCGCTTGCCGGGAATGGAACGAGTCCGTACCGTCTTGATGGAACGAAACGGTACCGTTCCATCCAGTGACGAAGGACACATGACCATGACCCCACCCGTCGGCAGACCGGCCCCCGAGGCCGTCTCCCGACCGCGCGTCGAGGGCGACCGCGAGCAGGAGATCCTCGCCGCCACCCTCGACGTCCTCGCCGACGTCGGCTACGACCGGCTCACCATGGACGCCGTGGCCGCCCACGCCCGGGCCTCCAAGGCCACGCTCTACCGACGCTGGAGCACCAAGCCGGCGCTGGTCATCGACGCCCTCCTGTCCGAGAAGGAGGCGATGGAGCTGCCCGACACCGGCACCCTGCGGGGCGACCTGCTCGGCGCCTACTGCGGCATGGGCGGGCTCACCGACACCCGCCAGGTCGCGATCCTGGCCAGCGTGATGACCGCGATCTCACGCGACGCCGACTTCGCCGAGGCGTTCCACCGCGACTTCATCGGCCCCAAGGTCGCCCTCACCCGCACGATCTACGACCGGGCCAAGGAGCGCGGCGAGATCTCCCCCGACGTGGACGTCGACCTCATCGGGACCGCACTGCCCGGCATCGTCCTGCACCGCCAGTTCCTGCTCGGCACCCCGCCCGACACCGAGTTCATCGTCCAGGTCCTCGACCACATCATCCTGCCCGCCGTCGCCGCCGTGGCAGCCAGCCCCCTCCCGCAGCACACGCCCCACCAGACCACGAAGGAAGACTCATGACCGACCTCTCCCACCCCGAGGCCCCCGCCCCGGACACGCACCCCGAGGAGGGCAAGCAGCTCCACCTCGGGTGGGCGCTCGTCCTGATCTCGATGGCCCAGCTGATGGTGGTCCTCGACGCCTCCATCGCCAACATCGCCCTGCCCTTCATCGGCAACGACCTCGAGATCGCCGACGCCAACCTCACCTGGATCGTCACGGGGTACGCCCTGGCCTTCGGTGGCCTGCTGCTGCTCGGCGGCCGTCTCGGTGACCTCTACGGTCGCCGTCGCGTCTTCATGATCGGCCTCGCCGTCTTCGCGGTCGCCAGCTTCATCGGCGGCTTCGCCCAGAACGAGGCCATGCTGCTCGCGTCGCGTGGCCTGCAGGGCCTGGGCGCCGCTCTCGCCTCGCCTGCCGCCCTCGCCCTGATCACCACGACGTTCCCGGCCGGCCCGGCCCGCAACCGCGCGTTCGCGGTCTACGCCGCCATGTCCGGCGCCGGTGCAGCCGTCGGCCTCATCCTCGGTGGCTGGCTCACCGGGCTCGACGACGTCGTCGGCCTCGAGGGATGGCGCCTGACGTTCCTCATCAACGTCCCGATCGGCCTGATCGCCGCCTTCCTGGCCCCGCGCTTCCTGCGGGAGTCCGAGTCGCACCCCGGCGAGCTCGACGTCCCCGGCGCGATCACCGGCACGCTCGGCCTGCTCGGCCTGGTCTACGGCTTCAGCCGCGCCGGCGAGGAGGCCCACGGGTGGGGCGACACCTGGACCATCGCGTCGCTGGTCGCCGGCATCGCGCTGCTCGTCGTCTTCGCCGTCGTCGAGTCCCGCGTCAAGCACCCGCTGCTGCCGGTCCGCGTCTTCAACAACCGCACCCGTGCCACCAGCTTCCTGGTGATGGCGCTGGTCCCCGCGGCCATGTTCGCGATGTTCTACTTCCTGAGCCTGTTCATCCAGCTGGTCATCGGCTACAGCCCGCTCCACACGGGCTTCGCGTTCCTGCCGTTCTCCGTCGGCATCGTGATCGGCGCGGGGCTGTCCTCCAACCTGGTCAACCGCATCGACCCCCGCTACATCGCCGGGGTCGGCACGCTGATGGCGGCGGTCGCCCTGTTCGGCTTCTCCCGGCTCTCGGTGCCCACCGGCACCGACGACCTGCTCGCCGTGGCCAACAGCGGCGGCTTCCTCGGGGCCGACGTCAACTACTGGTCGTCGATCTTCCCGTTCATCGTCCTGATGTCGATCGGCATGGGCATGACCTTCGTGCCGCTGACCCTGACCGCGGTGCACCACCTGCGCTCCGAGGACTCCGGCATCGGCTCCGGCGTGCTCAACACGATGCAGCAGGTCGGTGGCGCCCTGGGCCTGGCGATCCTGGGCACCGTCTCGCTGCACTTCGCCGACGGCACCAAGACCGACCTGGCTCGCGACCTCGCCACCAAGGGCGTCCCGCCCGAGGGTGCCAAGGGACTGGCCTACATCGGCTCGTTCACCGAGGGTGCCACGGCGGCCTTCCTGGTCGGCGCGGTCCTGATCGCGATCGGCTCGGCCGCGATCTGGCTGTTCCTCAACGTCAAGCACGAGGAGCTGGCCACCGACGGTCCCGAGACCCCGGTGCACGTGGGCTGACGCCCACCCGCCGTACGACGGCCCGTCGCCTCTCCGAGAGAGGCGGCGGGCCGCAGTGCGTCCGGCGTCCCTCAGGCCTCGGACAGGTGGCGGGCCGTGCTCGCGGCCAGCACGAGCGCGCGCCGGGCCCACCCGGGCGTGGCACCCGCCATCCCGCAGCTCGGCGTCACGACCAGGCGGTCGCGCACGACATCGGGGTCCAGGCCGAGCATGTCGAGCCAGCGCACGACGCGCTCGACCAGCTCGGACTCCGTCGGCGCCACCCCGTCCACCGCGGGTACGACGCCCAGCGCGACGCTCTCGCCGGCCTCGAGGGCCGATCCGAGGGCGTCGTGACCGGTCGCGTCGATGACGCCGAGGTCCACCGACAACCCCTGGGCCCCGGCCCCGCGCAGCAGGTCGAGCGGGGTCCCGGGCGCACACGAGTGCACCCACGGGACGGCGCCCTCGGCGGTGACGGCCTCGAGCACCCAACCGAGGTGCTCGGAGAGCTCGGGCGGGTGCACGACGCGGTGCCGCCCGAAGCCCGAGGCGGTGCGGATGCCGCCGGCGGCGACGGCGGCGAGCGCGGGCTCGTCGACCTGGACGATCAGGGTCTCGACGCCGCCGACGCGCCGGCGTACGTCGCGCACGTGGGTGCGCACCCCCTCGGCGAGCGACTGCGCCAGGTCGCGGCGCGCCCCGTGGTCACTGACGACCTTGTCGCCGCGGGGCTTCTCGACCGAGGCGGCCAGGGTCCACGGACCGGCGACCTGCACCTTGAACGGACCCGTCCAGCCCTGGGAGAGCTCCTCGAGCACGTCGAGGTCCTGCGCGAGCCGGCTCTGCGCGCGGCGGTGGTCGATGCCGCTGGCGTCGGTGAGGCGCCAGCCGGCCGGCTGCAGGTCGACCCCGATGGCGCCGACCAGCGCGAGCGACCGGGCGACCATGCCGGAGTGGATGCCCCGGTCGGGCAGCTCGACGAGGTGCGGCAGGTGGTCGGCGAGCTCGTCGAGGACCAGCCGCTGGGCGGCGGCGAGGTCGTCGCCGGGCATCGACCCGACACCGGTGGCCGTGCTCATCGCGCCCTCATGCGGTGGCCGCGATGGTGGCCGAGCCGACGACGCGGGTGCCGTCGTAGACCACGGCGGCCTGCCCGGGCGCGATGCCGTAGGCCGGCTCGTGCAGCTCGACCTCGACCGCCTCCCCCGACACCACGACGGTGGCCGGCAGCTCGGAGCCGTGCGCGCGCAGCTGGACCGTGCCCTGCAGGCGCGTCGGCGCGCTGCCGCACCAGCGCGGCCGGATGCCGGTGAGGCGGCGTACGGCGAGGCGCTCGTGGGGCCCGACGGTCACGGTGCCGGAGACCGGCTCGATGTCGAGCACGAAGCGTGGCTTGCCGTCGGGGGCGGGCCGGCCGATCCGCAGGCCCTTGCGCTGGCCGATGGTGAAGCCGTAGGTGCCGGCGTGACGGCCGAGCTCCTCGCCGGTCTCGGCGTCGACGATCGGGCCCTCGTGGTTGGGCGCACGGTCGCCGAGCTTGTCCTGCAGCCAGCCGGCGGTGTCGCCGTCGGCGACGAAGCAGATGTCGTGGCTGTCGGGCTTGTCGGCGACCAGCAGCCCGCGCTCCGCGGCCTCGAGCCGCACGTCGGCCTTGGTCGAGCCGCCGAGCGGGAACAGCGAATGGGCCAGCTGGCGCTGGTCGAGCACGCCGAGCACGTAGGACTGGTCCTTGCCGTCGTCGACGGCGCGGTGCATCTCGACCAGCCCGTCCGGGCCGGTCGCCAGCTGCGCGTAGTGGCCGGTCGCGACGGCGTCGTAGCCCAGGGCCAGGCCCCGCTCGAGGACCGCGGCGAACTTGATCTTCTCGTTGCAGCGCAGGCACGGGTTGGGGGTGCGCCCGGCGGCGTACTCGTCCATGAAGTCCTCGACCACGTCCTCGTGGAAGCGGTCGGAGAGGTCCCAGACGTAGAACGGGATGCCGATGACGTCGGCCGCGCGGCGGGCGTCGTTGGCGTCCTCGATGGTGCAGCAGCCGCGGGCGCCGGAGCGGTACGACGCGGGGTTGCGCGACAGGGCGAGGTGGATGCCCGTGACGTCGTGGCCGGCGTCGTGGGCGCGTGCGGCGGCGACGGCGGAGTCGACGCCGCCGGACATCGCGGCGAGCACCCTTCGAGGGGCGCCGGTGGGGCCCTCCGGGCGGGAGGCGCCCACCTCAGGGACCGCTCTCACGACGCGGTCACCCTCACAACCGCCGGGCAGCACGGGCGCGGTCGACGACGGGCACGATCGCCTCGACGACGGCGTCGACGTCGGCCGGGGTGGAGGTGTGGCCGAGGGAGAAGCGCAGCGAGTGGCGGGCGGCCTCCTGCTCGCAGCCCATGGCCAGCAGCACGTGGGAGGGCTGCGCGACGCCGGCCGAGCAGGCCGAGCCGGTGGAGCACTCGATGCCCCGGGCGTCGAGCAGCATCAGCAGCGAGTCGCCCTCGCAGCCGGGGAAGCCGAGGTGGGCGTTGCCGGGCAGCCGCGTCTCGACCCCGCCGGCCCGTCCGCCGAGCACGTCGGGGCCGTGGAGGTGGGCGTCGGGCACGACCTCGATCACCCGGCGGACGAGGTCGTCGCGCAGGGCGGCGACGTGGACGGCGTGCTCGGCCTGGTGCTTGACGGCCAGCTCGACCGCGGCGGCGAACGCCGCGATGGCCGGGGTGTCGATGGTGCCGCTGCGGATGTCGCGCTCCTGGCCCCCGCCGTGGACGAGGGCGGTGACGGCGAGCTCACGGCGGACGAGGAGGGCCCCGACGCCGAACGGGCCGCCGACCTTGTGGCCGGTGATGGTCATGGCGTCCACGCCGGAGGCCGCGAAGCCCAGGGGTACCGACCCCAGCGCCTGGACGGCGTCGGTGTGGACCGGGATGCCGTGGGGGCGACAGATCTCGACGACCTCGCACACCGGCTGCAGGGTGCCGACCTCGTTGTTGGCCCACATCACCGAGACGACGGCGACGCTCTCGGGGTCGCGCTCGATGCTGGCGCGCAGCGCGTCGAGGTCGAGGCGACCGGTGCCGTCGACGGGCAACAGCTCCACCTCGGCGCCGTCGTTGTCCCCCAGCCAGTGCACCGGGTCGAGCACGGCGTGGTGCTCGACGGCGGTGGTGAGCACCCGCACGCGGCGGGCGTCGGCCGTACGGCGGGCCCAGAACACGCCCTTGATCGCGAGGTTGTCGGACTCGGTGCCGCCGGAGGTGAACACGACCTCGCCGGGACGGCAGTCGAGGGCCTGCGCGATCGTCTCGCGCGACTCCTCGACGACCCGCCGCGCGTGCCGCCCGGAGGCATGCAGCGAGCTCGGGTTGCCGACGTCGCGCAGGTGCGCCGTCATCGCCTCCACCGCCGCACCCACCATCGGGGTCGTGGCGGCGTGGTCGAGGTAGTGCACCTGCCCGTGGATCGCTGTCATGTCATCTCCAGAGTACGGCGCGCTCCCCCGTCGGGCCGCACCGAGACCACCATCCGCGCAGGTCAGGGCACCATGGCTCACCCGCACGGCCTACGGGGCGGGTGACCAACCCGTGCAATCGAACGAGTTGGGGTCCTGGCGGGCCCGATTACCAGCCCAACTCGTTCGATCGAACGGGTTGGTCGCTCCGGAGCCGCGCATCCCCACCCAACTCGTTCGATTGCGCGAGTTGGCAGCCGACCCCGCTCCTCAGGCGGGCGCGACCTCGAGCCGCACCACGCAGTTGCCCATCCCCTTGGGGCGGTCGTAGGTGAAGCCCACGCGCTCGTACATCGTGCGGGTGCCGTTGTAGAGGAAGGACGACGAGGTCTTCTTGCCCAGTGCCTTCTTCTCGGCCAGGTCGTGGGGGTAGCCCTCGACGACGCCGCCCCCGGCGGCGGCGATGAGCTCGAGCGCACCGCGCAGGGCGGCCTCGGCGAGCCCTTGCTTGCGGAACCGCTTGTCGACCTGGATGCAGGTGACCCGCCAGTCGGTCGACGGGGCGCCGAGGGCGACCTCGGCGTCGTACTGCTTGCGGTGGTGGATCGTCGGGAGCTCGCACGGAGTGCCGTACTCCGCCCAGGCCAGCGCCTCGCCGTCGCGGACGACCAGAGCGGCGTGGGCGACCCCGTCGTCGACCATGCGCCGCTTGAAGTCGCGGTTGCCCTCGGCGGTGACGCCGCGGTCGTCGCTGTGGGGGTGGAACCACGAGCACCAGCAGCTGCTGAACAGTCCACCCTGGCGCTCGACCAGGTCGGCGAACAGGTCCCAGGTCCGCGGGGTCAGGGCCACGATCGTGTCGTCCACCCCTCGCACGCTAGACCCTGATGCGGACGGGACGAGGTAGCGAGACCGGGTGCCCCTCAGCGACTCATCGGGCGGTCACAGCAGCACCAGGTCGTCGCGGTGCACGACCTCACGCTCGTGGGAGCGCCCGAGGAGCGCCGGAAGCTCGTCGGCGTCGAAGCCGACCAGTCCGCGGGCGACCACCGAGCCGTCGGGCCCGGCCAGGTCGACCGGGTCGCCGGCCACGAACTGCCCTGTCACCGCGGTGATGCCGGCGGCCAGGAGCGAGGCTCGGCGCTCGACGACGGCGCGCACGGCGCCCGCGTCGAGGGTGAGCGTCCCGTGCGCCTGGGTCACGTGGGCCAGCCACAGCAGCCGGATCGGGCGCTTGCGGCCGGTGGCGTGGAAGAGGGTGCCGACCGGGTCACCGGCCAGGGCCGCGGCGGCGTGCGGCGCGGAGGTGAGGACGACGGGGATGCCCGCGCCGGTGGCGATCCGGGCCGCCTCGACCTTGGTCGCCATGCCGCCGGTGCCGAGACCGGCTGCGCCCGGCTTGCCGAGGCGTACGCCGTCGAGGTCGGTGTCGACCGCGACCTCGGCGACCAGGGTGCTCGACGGGTCGTCGGGAGGGCCGTCGTAGAGCCCGTCGACGTCGGAGAGCAGGACGAGCAGGTCGGCGTGGACCAGGTGCGCGACGAGGGCGGCGAGGCGGTCGTTGTCGCCGAAGCGGATCTCGGAGGTGGCGACGGTGTCGTTCTCGTTGACGATCGGGAGCACGCCGAGCTCGAGGAGCTTGCTGAAGGTCTGGTGGGCGTTGCGGTGGTGGGCGCGACGGGTCACGTCGTCGACGGTGAGCAGCACCTGGCCGGCGACGATGTCGTGCCGGGCCAGCTCGGCGGTGTAGCGGTGCACGAGGAGCCCCTGGCCGACGGCGGCCGCGGCCTGCTGGGCGGCCAGCGCAGAGGGCCGGCGCTTGAGCCCGAGCGGGGCCAGGCCGGCGGCGATGGCTCCCGACGAGACGAGCACGACCTCGACGCCGCGTGAGCGCAGCGACGCCAGGGCGTCGACGAGCGCGCCCAGGCGTGCCGGGTCGAGGCCCCCGGCCGTGCTGGTCAGCGAGGAGGAGCCGACCTTGACGACGACCCGTCGGGCCCCGGTGACCTCAGTCCTGGGCACCGGGGTCTTCCTCGGCCCAGTCGGGATCGTCGGGCGACTTGATCTCGTAGGACGTCGGCCCGTAGACCTCGGGCTTGTCGAGGCGGCGGGCCACGTCGGCGCGGGTCTCGGCCTCGGTGCGGTCGGGCATGTTGGCAGCGATCGCGCGACGACGGCCCACGGCGGCCCGCTCCTCGCGCATCCGGGTGTCCTCGCCACGTCGGGCGAGGTTCTCGGCACCGGCGTCGAGACCCGGCTTGAAGTCGAAGACGACCGAGTTGTCGGGGTGACCGATGAGCACGGTGTCGCCCTCGACCGCGCCGAGCTCGACGAGCTTGCGCTCGACGCCGAGCCGGTCGAGCCGGTCGGCGAGGAACCCGACGGCCTCGTCGTT
The Nocardioides plantarum genome window above contains:
- the proB gene encoding glutamate 5-kinase; translation: MPRTEVTGARRVVVKVGSSSLTSTAGGLDPARLGALVDALASLRSRGVEVVLVSSGAIAAGLAPLGLKRRPSALAAQQAAAAVGQGLLVHRYTAELARHDIVAGQVLLTVDDVTRRAHHRNAHQTFSKLLELGVLPIVNENDTVATSEIRFGDNDRLAALVAHLVHADLLVLLSDVDGLYDGPPDDPSSTLVAEVAVDTDLDGVRLGKPGAAGLGTGGMATKVEAARIATGAGIPVVLTSAPHAAAALAGDPVGTLFHATGRKRPIRLLWLAHVTQAHGTLTLDAGAVRAVVERRASLLAAGITAVTGQFVAGDPVDLAGPDGSVVARGLVGFDADELPALLGRSHEREVVHRDDLVLL
- a CDS encoding TetR/AcrR family transcriptional regulator, producing the protein MTMTPPVGRPAPEAVSRPRVEGDREQEILAATLDVLADVGYDRLTMDAVAAHARASKATLYRRWSTKPALVIDALLSEKEAMELPDTGTLRGDLLGAYCGMGGLTDTRQVAILASVMTAISRDADFAEAFHRDFIGPKVALTRTIYDRAKERGEISPDVDVDLIGTALPGIVLHRQFLLGTPPDTEFIVQVLDHIILPAVAAVAASPLPQHTPHQTTKEDS
- the mnmA gene encoding tRNA 2-thiouridine(34) synthase MnmA; translation: MRAVPEVGASRPEGPTGAPRRVLAAMSGGVDSAVAAARAHDAGHDVTGIHLALSRNPASYRSGARGCCTIEDANDARRAADVIGIPFYVWDLSDRFHEDVVEDFMDEYAAGRTPNPCLRCNEKIKFAAVLERGLALGYDAVATGHYAQLATGPDGLVEMHRAVDDGKDQSYVLGVLDQRQLAHSLFPLGGSTKADVRLEAAERGLLVADKPDSHDICFVADGDTAGWLQDKLGDRAPNHEGPIVDAETGEELGRHAGTYGFTIGQRKGLRIGRPAPDGKPRFVLDIEPVSGTVTVGPHERLAVRRLTGIRPRWCGSAPTRLQGTVQLRAHGSELPATVVVSGEAVEVELHEPAYGIAPGQAAVVYDGTRVVGSATIAATA
- a CDS encoding methionine synthase; translation: MSTATGVGSMPGDDLAAAQRLVLDELADHLPHLVELPDRGIHSGMVARSLALVGAIGVDLQPAGWRLTDASGIDHRRAQSRLAQDLDVLEELSQGWTGPFKVQVAGPWTLAASVEKPRGDKVVSDHGARRDLAQSLAEGVRTHVRDVRRRVGGVETLIVQVDEPALAAVAAGGIRTASGFGRHRVVHPPELSEHLGWVLEAVTAEGAVPWVHSCAPGTPLDLLRGAGAQGLSVDLGVIDATGHDALGSALEAGESVALGVVPAVDGVAPTESELVERVVRWLDMLGLDPDVVRDRLVVTPSCGMAGATPGWARRALVLAASTARHLSEA
- a CDS encoding MFS transporter, which gives rise to MTDLSHPEAPAPDTHPEEGKQLHLGWALVLISMAQLMVVLDASIANIALPFIGNDLEIADANLTWIVTGYALAFGGLLLLGGRLGDLYGRRRVFMIGLAVFAVASFIGGFAQNEAMLLASRGLQGLGAALASPAALALITTTFPAGPARNRAFAVYAAMSGAGAAVGLILGGWLTGLDDVVGLEGWRLTFLINVPIGLIAAFLAPRFLRESESHPGELDVPGAITGTLGLLGLVYGFSRAGEEAHGWGDTWTIASLVAGIALLVVFAVVESRVKHPLLPVRVFNNRTRATSFLVMALVPAAMFAMFYFLSLFIQLVIGYSPLHTGFAFLPFSVGIVIGAGLSSNLVNRIDPRYIAGVGTLMAAVALFGFSRLSVPTGTDDLLAVANSGGFLGADVNYWSSIFPFIVLMSIGMGMTFVPLTLTAVHHLRSEDSGIGSGVLNTMQQVGGALGLAILGTVSLHFADGTKTDLARDLATKGVPPEGAKGLAYIGSFTEGATAAFLVGAVLIAIGSAAIWLFLNVKHEELATDGPETPVHVG
- a CDS encoding cysteine desulfurase family protein, with protein sequence MTAIHGQVHYLDHAATTPMVGAAVEAMTAHLRDVGNPSSLHASGRHARRVVEESRETIAQALDCRPGEVVFTSGGTESDNLAIKGVFWARRTADARRVRVLTTAVEHHAVLDPVHWLGDNDGAEVELLPVDGTGRLDLDALRASIERDPESVAVVSVMWANNEVGTLQPVCEVVEICRPHGIPVHTDAVQALGSVPLGFAASGVDAMTITGHKVGGPFGVGALLVRRELAVTALVHGGGQERDIRSGTIDTPAIAAFAAAVELAVKHQAEHAVHVAALRDDLVRRVIEVVPDAHLHGPDVLGGRAGGVETRLPGNAHLGFPGCEGDSLLMLLDARGIECSTGSACSAGVAQPSHVLLAMGCEQEAARHSLRFSLGHTSTPADVDAVVEAIVPVVDRARAARRL
- a CDS encoding GNAT family N-acetyltransferase translates to MDDTIVALTPRTWDLFADLVERQGGLFSSCWCSWFHPHSDDRGVTAEGNRDFKRRMVDDGVAHAALVVRDGEALAWAEYGTPCELPTIHHRKQYDAEVALGAPSTDWRVTCIQVDKRFRKQGLAEAALRGALELIAAAGGGVVEGYPHDLAEKKALGKKTSSSFLYNGTRTMYERVGFTYDRPKGMGNCVVRLEVAPA